The segment GGGGTATATACCTAAAGGCGAAATGAGTGAAGTCGCGTTCAAGCTTGGACAGTATCAGTCGTTATCCATTTATCAGAAATTTATGAGGAGCAATTAGTCATGCCCGGAACCGCGTATAATATTATCCTGGATAATTTAAAAGAAGATATAGATTTTCGCTCTTTTTTAGATGGAAAAATTCACGCAAAAGAATATTTCGGGAAGATCTGCCAAAAAAAAGAAAGTCTGCTGAACCGTGAGTTCAATGAAGACATGCTCAATCTTTCAGCCAGAATGCCAGCAGAACCTGAGAAATATGTAGACAATTTGCTGGAGTTGCTTTTTGAGCATGACCTTATTCCAACAACGATCTATAACAAACAGCTCTATAACGCGACGCAAAAAGAAATTTCTGAAAAGTTCATCCATGGAAATAACAAAACCTTCATTTTCCCGGAAGAGTCACGCCTTCTTTTTGCACTTGCAGATATTACCAAGCCTAAGAAGATTGCTTTCATGGGATCTTATTATGCTTTCTGGGTTGTATGGGTGCTGGCAGCCCTGCCTGAAAATTCTACCGTCTGGCTCATGGACATTGACAAGAATTGCCAGGCTCTCGCAAAGAAGAACCTCAGTAATCTGACCGTGGCTCAGGATGTGGAAATTATTCAGATCAGCGAAGATGCCATTCAGTCCATTAAGGCTTTAACGGATATTGACTGGATTGTATTGGACGCCGAAGGGCCCAAGTCCGGCGTTGATGATGAAGATCTTATCGATAAGGCCATATATTACCCCATGATTCGTGCAGGTTACGACTCACTGCGTGAAGGAGGGTTAATGATCGCCCATAACATTCTCCTTGAGAACACCACTGACTCAGATTACATTGCCGAAAAAATCAGGTGGAACAGGAAGATGTTCTCTAAATTCATTCCTTTTCTGCATGATAAATTCCAGTCTTTTTTGCACTTCGAATCAACAGAAGGCGTGGGCATTGCAAAAAAATGAAAATAGAAAATATATTTAAAAGGCAGTTCCGCCATGAAGAACTGTGGCCGGACAATGCCGCGGTCACAGAACACAGAGATACTCTTCTGCAAATTGATGGCATGCAGTATCAGACTGAATATGACGATTTTGTTAAAGAATACCTCCCTTTTTATTCTGAGCACACTTGGGAAAGCATTGAATCCGAAAGCAGGAAGCTACTTCTTTCCTTCGGGTGGTTTATGTACAATCAGAAAACCATCATCATTGAGCAGGAGGCGCTGACCGAATACTGCAAGCTGGTTTTATCCGGTAATTCGTCCTTTTCTTTCACCCGGAATTTTATTACCCGTTTAGCTCAGGTTCAGGTAGATGAAACCTACCACACGCTGATGTCTTATAAAGGGATCAGTTTATGCAAGCGACTTTCTGAACATAACCTCAGTATTTTCCCCGATACGGATCTGGCCGTGTATATCCACTCCATGGAGTCACTTCCTGCAGCCGAGAAGGAGCTGGCCTGGCTGGCGCTGACGACAGTCTGCGAAGCAACAATAAGTAAATATCTTTCGGTTTTACCCGGAGAGGTCAGTGTACAACCTGCCTTTCGTTTTATTACGGAAATGCACCGCCAGGATGAAGCTTCACACTCTTCATTATTCCTTGACCTGATGGCCGTGGCCTTTGATGAACTCGATATGGAAATGCGCATTAAGCTCATTACCCATCTTAAGCAAGCTATCAGAGCCCTGGTATCATCCGACCGTAAAACATGGAAAATCCTTTATCAACTGGCAGGGGTAGCGTGCCCTGAAGTTGAGAACCCTTCATACTCACATCTGTATAATTTCCGGATGATCACAAAATACACGGGGGAACATGATGTCAGATGTTAACGGTACGGCTATGAGCCCTGAAGAATGCCGCTTTTTTCTCAGCCAATACTCCTTTGGTTCTCTGATTTCGCATGACCTGCAACTCAGTCATATTCCTTTTATTTTTTCAGGTGATAATCTGATACAAACTCACCTGGCTTCTGGAAATCCACAGCTTAAATCTCTGGATGAACAGACATGCCTGCTGACAGTGCTGGGCCCCCATGCATTTATTTCAACTGAGTATTACCAGGCCAGTCCCGCTGTACCTACCTGGAACTATGCCTCCGTCAGCATCAGAGGTAAAAGCCGTTACCTGACGACCGGTGAGTTAGAACTGTCACTGGACAGAATGCTTGCGCATTTTCAGCCAGAGCTGCTTCATAATAAACAATCGCTCCCGGATGACTTCCGGCAGAAACTCATTTCCGGAATAACCGGCATAGGCATTGAAATCACTGAAATAAAGGGTAAATTAAAACTGGGGCAACACCGTTCTCAGGCCGATCAGCTCAGTGTATTCAGGAAACTGGAACAAAA is part of the Erwinia sp. HDF1-3R genome and harbors:
- a CDS encoding diiron oxygenase, which encodes MKIENIFKRQFRHEELWPDNAAVTEHRDTLLQIDGMQYQTEYDDFVKEYLPFYSEHTWESIESESRKLLLSFGWFMYNQKTIIIEQEALTEYCKLVLSGNSSFSFTRNFITRLAQVQVDETYHTLMSYKGISLCKRLSEHNLSIFPDTDLAVYIHSMESLPAAEKELAWLALTTVCEATISKYLSVLPGEVSVQPAFRFITEMHRQDEASHSSLFLDLMAVAFDELDMEMRIKLITHLKQAIRALVSSDRKTWKILYQLAGVACPEVENPSYSHLYNFRMITKYTGEHDVRC
- a CDS encoding FMN-binding negative transcriptional regulator, which gives rise to MSPEECRFFLSQYSFGSLISHDLQLSHIPFIFSGDNLIQTHLASGNPQLKSLDEQTCLLTVLGPHAFISTEYYQASPAVPTWNYASVSIRGKSRYLTTGELELSLDRMLAHFQPELLHNKQSLPDDFRQKLISGITGIGIEITEIKGKLKLGQHRSQADQLSVFRKLEQNDQPVYVHFAQEWLSRFRPSILG